GGCGCAGGCGCTCGGCCAGTTCGCTGACAAAGGCGGTGCGCGGCGCAAAACCGAAATCAGCCAGCAGGGGCGTGATGTCAACCGTCTGGATCAGTGTTTCCCACCAGGCCTGCAGGCGCGCCTGAAGTTCGGGCTGCTTCTGCACGGCCTCGATGAACGCCTGCACCCGCGCCACGGCGGCCTGGACGGAGGCCTTGTCGCCGCGAATCCATTCAAACAGCTTGATCAGCCAGACATGGCGGTCCGCCAGCTCGGCCGCCGGGTCCAGCGCCCTGAGCAGCTGGGTCAGGTCCTTCATCGCAGGTTGCACCGTCACCCGGTTAGTGCAGGACGCGCCCGGAAGGACTGCTGCCGTTCATCGCCTCCAGCACAAACAGGGGAACCACCACCTCGAAGCGCTCGCCGTCCTCGGCCACGAAAAAGTAGCTGCCGTGCATGGTGCCGCTGGGGGTGCGCAGCCGCGAGCCGCTGGTGTACTGGAACGATTCGCCGGGTTTGAGCAGGGGCTGCTGGCCGACCACGCCCAGGCCCTTGACCTCTTCGTTGTGGCCGTTGGCGTCGCTGATGATCCAGTGCCGCGAAATCAGCTGCGCCGCGACTTCGCCGGTGTTGGTCACGGTGACGGTGTAGGAAAAGCCATACAGCCCGTGCTCCGGCGCCGATTGCTCAGGCAGGTATTGGGGCAGGACTTCGCAGGAAAATTGGTATTTGGACATGGGGCATGGCATGAAAATCGGTTTGGCTGCCATGTTAACCGCCCCGGTCCGGGCTCTGCCAGCCGCTTGCCTGGCCCGCTGATGTAGCGCCCGCTTGCTGCGACAATCCTGCGCATGCCTAAAACCCTGCCCACTTACCGCATTGCCCCCTCCCTGTTGTCAGCCGATTTTGCCCGCCTGGGTGACGAGCTGAAAGCCGTCATTGCCGGCGGCGCCGACTGGATTCACTTTGACGTGATGGACAACCATTACGTGCCGAACCTGACCTTCGGTCCGATGATTTGTCAGGCGCTCAAGCCGCACGCCAAGCGCGCCGACGGCACGGCCGTGCCGATTGACGTGCACCTGATGGTGCAGCCCGTTGACAGCCTGGCCGCCGCCTTTGCCGATGCCGGCGCCGACCTGATCAGCTTTCACCCCGAAGCGTCAAGCCATGTGCACCGCAGCGTGCAGGCCATCAAGGCCAAGGGCTGCAAGGCCGGGCTGGTGTTCAACCCGGCCACGCCGCTGGACGTGCTGGACTGGACGATTGACGACATCGACCTGATTTTGATCATGAGCGTCAACCCCGGCTTTGGCGGCCAGAGTTTCATCGACTCGGCGCTGCGCAAGATCGAGCAGGCGAGAAAGCGCATCGACGCGTCGGGCCGTGACATTCGCCTGGAAGTCGATGGCGGCATCAAGATTGACAACATCCGCCGGGTGGCCGACGCGGGCGCCGACACCTTCGTGGCCGGCAGCGCGATTTTCGGCAAGCCCGATTACAAGGCGGTGATTGACGCGATGCGCGGGGCGCTGCAGGCCTGAACCGCGCCAGGACATTCCGGGTTACGCAAGGTCGGATGAGGCTGCGCTGGCGCTGCTTACGCGGTCAAAGCTGCGCAGCACCGCCACCACCACGATGGCCGCGACCGGGCCGGCGAACGGATGAACGATGAACACCACAATGGGCGCCACCATCACCAGGTGGCGAAGCCCCCAGCTGTACAGCAGTCCGGCCCGGCGTACATAGGCCGTGCCCGAGGCTGACCAGCGCTGCCTTGGCGCCGAGCCGACCGGCATCGCGCAAATGAAACTGGCATGGTTGTAGTAACGCACGGCCATCGCCGAGCACACCAGCGAGGCAAACAGCAGCGTCATCAGCATCAGTTCGAGGGCCAGCCGTGGCGTGAAGGCCAGCCCGCCGGCGCCTGCATCGCCCAGGCTGGACCGCAGATAGGGTGCGGCCAGCGTGACCGTTCCCATCAGCCCCAGCACTGCCGTGGAGGCGGTCATGGTGGCCGACATCAGTGAATTGCGCAGCGTCTGCACGGCGAGGATTTCCGAGCCTGGATGCCCGGAGACCGCCGTGAACCATTCTTCGCGAAGCGAGGCATGGGCGCTTCTGGCCAGGCGTTCCGGTGTGTGCCGCTGCGCCAGCACAACAGCAGCTTCATACAGAAGCAGTGTGGCCACGGTCGCGACTGCGGCCAGCCAGGTGGCGGTGCTTGTCATGCCTTGATCTCAGCGGGTGCGCAGGGCTGGCGACTGCTTTTTCCATTCGACCAGTTCGAACAGGCCCATGCCGGCGAGCATGGCGACCACGAAGACCACCGCCTTGGCCTCGCCCATGCCCAGTGCGACCAGCGCCGGCCCGGGACAGAAGCCGGCGATGCCCCAGCCGATGCCGAAGAGCGTGCTGCCGATGACCAGCCGGCGGTCGATTTGGCGCGCCGTCGGCAGCTTCAGGGCGGCGCCCAGCAGCGACGCGTTGCGCCTGCGGGCGATTGAAAACGCCACAGCGCTCACGGCGACCGCCCCGCCCATCACCAGGGCCAGCGACGGATCCCAGCGCCCGGACAGGTCGAGGAAACCCAGCACCTTGGCCGGATTGGCCATGCCGGAAATCATCAGGCCGATACCAAACACCAGGCCGGCGAGCAGGGAAGTGAATGCAAGCATGGCGGTTCCTTAGATTTTGAAGAGATGCCGAATCACGAACACGGTGGCAAAGCCGGCTGCCATGAAGCAGGCGGTGGCGACCAGCGAGCGCGGCGACAGTCGAGCCAGGCCGCAGACACCGTGCCCGCTGGTGCAGCCCGAGCCGTAGCGCGTTCCCACGCCGACCAGCAGGCCGGCGGCGATGAGGGCGGCGTAATCCGCATCAATCTGTGGCACGGGCAGCCGCTGGAACAGCCCGTACACCAGCGGCGCGCCGACCAGGCCGAGCACGAATGCCGCCCGCCAGGCGATGTCGCCCTTGACGGGCTTGAGCAGTCCGCCCAGCACGCCGCTGATGCCGGCAATGCGTCCGTTGAGCAGCAGGAACAGGGCGGCAGCCAGCCCGATCAGGGCGCCGCCGGCCAGGGCCGGCCACGGCGTGAAAGCAGTCCAGTCAATCATCATGATGCCTCCTTCGGGCAGTAAAGGCGATGCAGCACCGCCACGATGTCCAGCATGGCCGGGTCGGCCACGCTGTAGTAGATGTTCTTGCCCTGGCGCCTGGTGTTCACCACGCCTTCGGCGCGCAGCACGCCGAGTTGCTGCGACAGCGTCGGCTGGCGGATGCCCAGTTGCGCCTCCAGTTCGCTGACGCACATCTCGCCTTGCGAGAGCTGGCACAGCAGCAGCAGCCGGTCTTCATTGGCCAGCAGCTTCAGGGCGGCAACCGCCTGGGCCGCGCCCTGGCGCAAGGTATCGGTATCAATCACGGGGTGGGCGAGTGTCATCAGGGTGCTTGCAAGGTTTAAGTTGACTTCATTATATCAATCAATATAATATCAAGCAATACATTGAAGAGGTTCACATGCACGCCCAAACCGCCACCCAGGCTTTTTTCGATCCCATCACCTGGACCGTCACCTATGTGGTCTGGGACAAGGCCAGCCGCCACGCGGCGGTGATTGACCCGGTGCTCGACTACGATTTCAAGTCCGGCCACACCCACACCGGTTCGGCTGACCGGGTGCTGGCCTATGTGCAGGAAAACCGCCTGCAGCTGGACTGGATTCTTGAAACCCATGCCCATGCCGACCACCTGTCGGGCGCGCAATACCTGCAGCAGCGCATCGGCGGGCGCATTGCCATCGGCGAGCACATCCGCGATGTGCAGACGGTCTTCAGCAGGATGTTCAACTTTGAACGCAGCTTCATGCCCGACGGCAAGCAGTTCGACCATCTGTTCAAGGACGGCGAGACCTTCATGATCGGCGGGGTCGAGGCCACGGCCCTGCTCGTGCCGGGCCACACACCGGCCGACATGGCGTACCGGGTCGAGGGCGCGGTGTTTGTCGGCGACACGCTGTTCATGCCCGACGTGGGCACGGCCCGCGCTGATTTCCCGGGCGGCGATGCCCATCAGCTCTACCGCTCCATCCACCGCATCCTGCAACTGCCGCCGCAAACCGTGATCTACGTCTGCCACGACTACCCGCCGGCATCGCGCGAACCCGAATGGCAAACCACGGTGGCCGAGCAGCGCGCCCGCAACATCCATGTGCGCGACGGCATCGGCGAAGACGAATTTGTCGCCATGCGCACCGCCCGCGATAGCGCGCTGGAGATGCCGACGCTGATCCTGCCGTCGATCCAGGTCAACGTGCGCGCCGGGCAGATGCCGCCGCCCGACGACAACGGCATTGCCTACCTGCGCATTCCGCTCAATGCATTGCCGGTTCGCCGCTAGGCCGGCGACAACGGTTTTTTGAGCCGCTCCACCAGGTACTCCGCAAAGCCCTCGGTCGCGGGCGACGCCACCCGGTGCGCCGGCCGGTACAGGCAGACCTGGCGCATGGCCTCGGGCTCCACGATGCGGCGCATCACCAGGCCCTGGCGCTTGGCCCAGGGCGCGACGTAGGCGGGCGACAGCGTGGCGGCCAGGCCTGCGGCGGCCAGGCCGAGCGCCGTGGAGATGTTGTCCACCACATCGTGCGGGCTGATGCGCTCGACGTCTGGCAGGCCCGCGCTCATTTGCGCCACGCTGAGTTCGTGGTCGCGCCCCGCCGTGACCAGCGCATGCGGGCGCAAATCGCTCCATTGCAGCACCCGCTTGGCCGCCAGCGGATGGCCTTTGGCGCACCACAACACCCAGGGGCTGCTGAACAGGCTGGTGCGCAGCACGTTGTCGCTGCTCTGGCGGTCCGGGCCGACGGCCAGATCGACCTCGCCGCTGGCCACCATGTCGGTAAGCTGCTCCACCGCCGCGTCGCGGATGCGCACGACGAGCTTGGGGCGGTCCTGGCTGTAGGCCTGGATGAGGGGCGGCAGGATGGCGCTGGCAATCACCATCGGGGCCGCCACCCGCACCAGCCCGGCGGCCCGGTTGCGCAGGTCGGAGGCGGCCACTTCGGCCAGGCGCAGGTGCCTGAGCACGGTCTGGGCCGAGCCGCAGAACTCCTTGCCCGCCGCCGACAACGCGACCTTGCGCGTGCTGCGGTCGAACAGCCTGAAGCCCAGGCTGGACTCCAGCTCGACCACCAACTGGCTGACTGCCGAAGGCGTCAGCGCCAGCCGGTCGGCGGCGGCGGTAAAGCTCAGCACATCGGCCACGGTGACGAAGGCATCGAGCTGGCGCAGGGTGTAGCGGGGCAAGGACATGGGCTGATTATGAAGAAAACCTAAGCAATAGAGCAATATTTATCGTTTGTTGCCGTGCGCGACCTCCTGCAAACTGCGGCGCTCTTGATGCCCAAAACTAGCAAGGAGACACCGGCATGCTGACCCCCGATATCCACCAGGCCCTGGCCCGCGAGCTGCACCAGGCGGAAAAGACCCGCGTGCAGGTCGGGCATTTCTCCAGGCGCTACCCCGGCATGGAGATCGCCGACAGCTACGCCATCCAGCGCGCCTGGGTGCAGATCAAGCTGGGCGAGGGCCGCAAGATTCTGGGCCACAAGATCGGCCTGACCTCGCGCGCCATGCAGATTTCCTCGCAGATCACCGAGCCCGACTACGGCGCCATGCTGGATGACATGCTGTTCGCCGAAGGCGCCGACATCCCGCTGCAGCGCTTCATCCTGCCGCGCGTCGAGGTCGAGCTGGCCTTCATCCTCGGCAAGCCCTTGCGCGGCCCGAACGTGACGATTTTTGACGTGCTGGCCGCCACCGACTACGTGGTGCCCGCGCTGGAGATCATCGACGCCCGCATCGAGCAACTCGACCGCGTGACCCAAGCCCCGCGCACCGTGCTCGACACCATCGCCGACAACGCCGCCAATGCCGGCATCGTGATGGGCGGGCGCCCGGTCAGGCCCGACGCGGTGGACCTGCGCTGGAGCGGCGCGCTGCTCTACAAGAACGGCGTGATCGAGGAAAGCGGCCTGGCCGCCGCCGTGCTGAACCATCCGGCCAACGGCGTCGCCTGGCTGGCCAACAAGCTCAGCGCCCATGGCGAGGGCCTGGCGGCGGGCGAGGTGGTGCTGGGCGGCTCCTTCACGCGCCCGGTGGCCGGGGCGGCGGGCGACACCTTCCACGCCGACTACGGCCCGCTGGGCGCGATCTCCTTTCGCTTCATGTAAGGCACCAACCCATGCAAACTCCTGACAATTTATTCAAGCAGGCCCTGGCCCGTGGCGAAGCGCAAATCGGTCTGTGGCAGGCCCTGGCCGACCCCTATGCGGCTGAACTCTGCGCGGGCAGTGGCTTCGACTGGCTGCTGCTCGACGGCGAGCACGCGCCCAACGACCTGCGCAGCCTGCTGGGCGCGCTGCAAAGCGTGGCGGCTTACCCGACGCACCCGGTGGTGCGGGTTCCGCACGGCGACGCGGCGCTGATCAAGCAGGTGCTGGACATCGGCGCCACCACCTTGCTGGTGCCCATGGTCGAATCGGCCGAGCAGGCGACTGCGCTGGTGCGCGCCATGCGCTACCCGCCGCAGGGCGTGCGCGGCGTGGGCAGCGCCATCGCCCGCTCGGCGCGCTGGTCGCGCTATCCGAACTACCTGCACGAGGCCAATCAGCGCGTCTGCCTGCTGGTGCAGGTCGAATCGCTGGCCGCCTTGCAGCAGATCGACGCGATTGCGGCGGTCGAGGGGGTGGATGGCGTGTTCATCGGCCCGGCCGATTTGTCGGCCTCCATGGGCTACCTGGGCCAGCCCGCGCACCCGCAAGTGCGCGCTGCCATCGACCAGTCCATTGGCCGCATCCTGCACGCCGGCAAGGCGCCGGGCATCCTGTGCGCCGACGAAGCGCTGGCGCGGCACTACCTGGCGCTGGGCGCGCGCTTTGTCGCGGTGGGGGTGGACACCTCCTTGCTGGTGCGGGCGACTGCCGCGCTGGCGGCGCAGTTTAAAAATGCTGCGCCGGTGCCGGCCGCTGGCGGGGCGTACTGACATGCTGCTCGAATCCCTGCGCGCCGCCTTCAGCGGCCGCCTGCTCACCGGGGCGGACGCGGCTCCTTTCCTGACCGACTTTCGCGGCAAGTGGACCGGCCAGGCGCTGGCCGTGGCGCAGCCCGACAACGCCGAAGAGGTGGCGAGAGTCGTCGCCTGGTGCCACGCCCATCGCGTGCCGGTGGTGCCGCAGGGTGGCAACACCGGCTTGTCGGGCGGCTCGGTGCCGAATATGGCCCCCACGCTCGGCACTGGCGTGTCCTCACTGCCCCCCGAGGGGGCGAACCCCGCCTTGGGGCGGCCCGGCGGCGGGGTTGCCCAGCCACAGTCGTTGCCGGTTGTTTTGTCGTTAACCCGCCTGAACCGGATACGCGCCATCGACCCCCTGAACAACACCCTCGTGGCCGAGGCCGGCGTGACCCTGCTGCAGGTGCAGGAGGCGGCCAAGAACGCCGGGCGCCTGTTCCCGCTGAGCCTGGCGGCCGAGGGCAGCTGCACCATAGGCGGCAACCTGGCCACCAACGCCGGCGGCGTGCAGGTGCTGCGCTACGGCAACGCCCGCGAGTTGTGCCTGGGGCTGGAGGTGGTGACGGCCGAGGGCGAGCTGTGGAACGGCCTGCGCACCCTGCGCAAGGACAACACCGGCTACGACCTGCGCGACCTGTACATCGGCTCGGAGGGCACGCTGGGCGTGATCACCGCCGCCGCGCTCAAGCTGTTCCCGCTGCCCGCCGCGCAGGTGGTGGCGCTGGTGGCCGTGCCCAGCCCGCAACAGGCGCTGGATCTGCTGACCCTGGCGCAAGCCCGCCTGGGCGCGGGCCTCACGGCATTTGAAATCCTCAGCGACACCTGCATGGACCTGGTGCTGCAGCACATCCCCGGCACGCGCCGCCCGCTGGCCGAGGCTTCGCCCTGGTATGTGCTGCTGGAGTTGTCCGCCACCACGGACGAGGCACAGGCCGCACAAGCCATGGAAGGCCTGTTGGAGGCCGCCATGGAAAGCGAATGGGTGACGGACGCCGCGCTTTCCACCAGCCTGGCCCAGTTCGAGGCGCTGTGGGCGCTGCGCGAGAACATCTCCGAAGCGCAGGGCGCCGAGGGCAAGACCATCAAGCACGACATCGCGCTGCCGATTTCGCGCATCCCCGAATTCGTGGCCAGGGCCGATGCGGCCATCGCCAGCGCGTTTCCCGAAGTGCGGCTGGTGGTGTTCGGCCACCTGGGCGACGGCAACCTGCACTACAACGTCTCGCCCCCGGCCCAACAGGCCGGCCTCGACAGTTCGGCGGGCCGCACCGGGCCGGAGCACGCGGCCGCGTTTGTGGCGCTGGAAGGCCCGTTGAGCCGGCTGGTGCACGACGCGGTACACGCGTTCGACGGTTCGATCTCGGCCGAGCACGGCCTGGGCGTGCTGCGCCGCGACGAGTCGGCCCGCTACAAGTCGCCGCTGGAGCTGCAGCTGATGCGGCGCATCAAGCAGGCGCTGGACCCGCTGGGGCTGATGAACCCCGGAAAACTGCTGAAATTTGAATCAAATCGGCCTTTTCCGCACACCCTGTCTGCGCAAGCAGCTATTAATTAAGGAGCAAACCGTGTTGACAGAAAACCTCACCGTGGCGGGCCACAGCGTCTCGCCGCTGCACTACATCAACGGCCAGCGCGTGGCCTCCAGCCCGCGTTTTGACCTGCACAGCCCGATTGACCAAAGCCTGCTGGGCCAGGTCTGCGAAGGCGGGGCCGAGCAGGTGCAGGCCGCCATCGCCGCAGCGCAAAACGCCTTTCCGGCCTGGTCGGCCCTGACAGCCGTCGAGCGCAAGCCTTACCTGGACCGCTTTACCTTTGAAATCGGCCAGCGCGCCGAGGCCTTCTGCCAGCTCGAATCGACCGACGCCGGCGTGCTGCTGTCGCGCATGGCGCACGGTGTGGTGCCGCGCGCCATGCTCAACATCAGCTGGTTCGCCGAGCACGCGCTGACGCTGCAAGACCGCCCCATCGAGACCGAGCAGGCCACCCATCTCGTGCGCCACGACCCGGCGGGTGTGGTCGTCATCATCACGCCGTGGAACGCACCGCTGATGCTGGCCACCTGGAAACTCGGCCCGGCGCTGGCGGCGGGCAACACGGTGATCGTCAAGCCGCCCGAGTGGGCGCCGCTGACCAGCAGCCTGCTGGCCGACTGCGCCCATGCCGCCGGGCTGCCGCCGGGCGTGTTCAACATCGTGCAGGGCAGCGGCGCCAACACCGGCGCCAAGCTGGTGTCTGACCCGCGTCTGGCGCGTGTGTCGTTTACCGGCTCGGTGCCCACCGCCAAATGGATTGCCCAGGCGGCCGGCGCGAATCTCGTGCCCTGCAGCCTGGAACTCGGCGGCAAGTCGCCCTTCATCGTGCTGCAAGACGCCGACATCGACAACGCCGCCGCCACCGGCGCGCTGATGTACCGCAACGCCGGCCAGGTCTGCCTGGCGGGCACGCGCTTTCTGGTGCACAGCCAGGTGCGCGACGCGTTTGTGGCCGCGATGCGCGGCTATGTGGACAAGCTCAAGGTCGGCGATCCGCGCGACGCCGCCACCGAGGTCGGCCCCATCATCCACCCGCGCCAGGTCGAGCGCGTGCAGGGCTTTGTCGAATGCGCGCTGGCCGACGGCGCCGAGCTGCTGTGGGGCGGCGCGCCGCATCCCTTCGGCGCGCAGTATTACCAGCCGACCATGCTGACGAATCTGCGCCAGGACAGCGAGATCGTGCAGAACGAGGTCTTCGGCCCGGTGCTGACCCTGCAAACCTTCGACAGCGATGAGGAGCTGGTCGCCATGGCCAACGGCACCGACTACGGCCTGGGCGGCGTCTGCTACGGCGAGGTGGCGCACGCCACGGCGATTGCGCAGCAGGTGCGCACCGGCTTCATCTGGGTCAACAGCTTCGGCATCCGCGACCTGGCCGCGCCGTTTGGCGGCATCAAGCGCTCAGGTGTGGGCCGCGAAGGCGGCGACTGGAGCTTTGAATTCTTCTGCGACATCAAGGACGTGGTGGTGCCGAAAAAGCCCTTCCGCGCCAGTTTCAGCCAGCGCTGAGATTTTTCATGCAAAAACAGCTATTTACGCAGGTACAGCATGCACGGACAGCTATCAAATAAGGAGTATTTCATGGGACATATCGTGGGCGCAGCCCTGGTTTCACACCACCCCGGCCTGATGCAATGCGAGGAATTTCGCGTGCTGATGGGCGCGGGCTCGGACTCCGACCTCATCCCCGGCTATGCCCGGCTGCGCGAGAAAATCGCCGCCGCCAAGCCCGATGTGGTGATGATCCTCGACTCGCACTGGTTCACCACCGGCTATCACATGGTGGACGGCGCGGCGCGCTACCAGGGCAGCTACATTTCGGACGAAATGCCCTGGTATCTGCACGGCGTGCCTTACGACTACCGCGGCCACCCCGAGCTGGCGCTGGCGATTGAAGCCGTGTCCAGGGAGCAGGGCGGCTACAACCGCGCCATCAACCACCCCGAGTTGGGCCGGCAGTACGCCACCATCAACCTGGTCAAGCAACTGGGCCTGGAACTGGCGGACATCCCCGTCGTTACCGTCAGCTCCTGCCAGAACTGCGACTGGCCGCACTTTCTGCAGTCAGGCGAGTCCATCGGCGAGGCCATCCGCCGCAGCGGCTTGCGCGTGGTGCTGCTGGCGTCCGGCGCGCTGAGCCACAAGTTCAACCCGATTGACTGGAAACCGAACCATCCGCGCATCTTCCACGAGAGCAATGTGTCGCGGCCCGAGAACATCGCCAGCGACAAGGGCGCCATCGCGCTGATGGAGCAAGGCCGCCACGACAGCGTGCTGGAGCGCTGGCAGGACGAGTACCGAAAGATGCCGTGGGAAGCCTTTGGCGCGCACTACCTGCAGATGCTGGGTGCCATGGGCGGGGCGGCTTGCCGGGCCAAGGGCGAAGCGTTGTCAGCCTATGAAAACGCACGCGGCACCGGAAACATCCACATCTGGTTTGACCAGGAGACCGCATGAACTTCGAATTCCCCCTGAAAGAACTCCCGGCCGTGATGCGCGGCCCGCGCGTGGAGCGCCGCCGCGTGCTGGTAGGCGGCAGCGCCTGCTGGGGCACGATCATCGAAGACGGCGCCGACCAGGGCCTGCTGCGCCTGGACGACAGCCGCGTGGTGAACCCGGCCGAGGCGCAGCATTTGCCGCCGGTGGCGCCCAGCAAGATCATCGCCGTGCACATCTCCTACAGCTCGCGCAGCTTCGAGACGCGCAATAGTCCCAAGCCGACCGAAACGCCGACCTACTTCACCAAGCCGCCGACCTCGGTCAACGGCCATGGCTGCGAAATCCTGAAACCGGCCGACAGCCTGTACCTGAACTACGAGGGCGAGTACGCCGTGGTCATCGGCAAGACCTGCCGCAACGTGCTGCCCGACGAAGCCTGGGACTATATCGAGGGCTTTTGCCCGGCGCTGGACATGGGCCTGCAAAACTACCGCGACACCGACCAGGGCAGCATGCTGCGCGTCAAGGGCGCCGACACCCTGCTGCCCATCGGCCCCGGCATCGTCAAGGGCGTCAACCTGTTCGAGCAGACCCTGCGCACCTACCGCAATGGGCTGGTGGTGCAGGAAGCCCACATCGGCGACGAGACCATCTGGGGGCCGCACTACGTGATTGCCGACATTGCCCGCCACATCACGCTGCTGCCCGGCGACGTGATTTTGATGGGTACGCCGTGCCACTCGCGCTCGGTCGATCCGGGCGACCTGGTGGAGTGCGAGATCACCGGGCTGGGGCGCCTGGCAGGCACGGTGGTGGCGATTCCCGCGCCGCGCGCCTCGGCCCTGGGCGTGGGGCACCAGCCCACCGACAGCCCCGAGGTGCGCCGCGTGGCGTTTGGTTTTGATGAACGGGTGCCCGAGCGCTTCAAGGACAACTATGCCGCCGCCGCCAAAGGAGTGAAGCCATGAAGGTCGCCATCGTGGGCGTCGGTGCCATAGGCGGCTTCATCGGCGCGCGCCTGGCTGCGGCCGGGCAATGCGATGTCAGCGCCCTCGCGCAGGGCGCCACACTCGCCGCAATGCGCGAGCACGGCTGGCGCCTGCATCAGGGCGGCCAGTTGCTTCAAGCGCCCGCCAGGGTTTCGGACACCGCCGCCGAGCTGGGCCGGCAGGACTTGGTGATCGTCGCGCTCAAGGGGCCGGTGCTGCCGCAACTCGCGCCCACCATTGCTGAGCTGATCGGTCCCGATACGGTGGTGCTGCCCGCCATGAACGGCGTGCCGTGGTGGTTTGGCATGGGCACGGCCCTGGGCGA
This DNA window, taken from Polaromonas hydrogenivorans, encodes the following:
- a CDS encoding aldehyde dehydrogenase family protein, translated to MLTENLTVAGHSVSPLHYINGQRVASSPRFDLHSPIDQSLLGQVCEGGAEQVQAAIAAAQNAFPAWSALTAVERKPYLDRFTFEIGQRAEAFCQLESTDAGVLLSRMAHGVVPRAMLNISWFAEHALTLQDRPIETEQATHLVRHDPAGVVVIITPWNAPLMLATWKLGPALAAGNTVIVKPPEWAPLTSSLLADCAHAAGLPPGVFNIVQGSGANTGAKLVSDPRLARVSFTGSVPTAKWIAQAAGANLVPCSLELGGKSPFIVLQDADIDNAAATGALMYRNAGQVCLAGTRFLVHSQVRDAFVAAMRGYVDKLKVGDPRDAATEVGPIIHPRQVERVQGFVECALADGAELLWGGAPHPFGAQYYQPTMLTNLRQDSEIVQNEVFGPVLTLQTFDSDEELVAMANGTDYGLGGVCYGEVAHATAIAQQVRTGFIWVNSFGIRDLAAPFGGIKRSGVGREGGDWSFEFFCDIKDVVVPKKPFRASFSQR
- a CDS encoding extradiol ring-cleavage dioxygenase, whose product is MGHIVGAALVSHHPGLMQCEEFRVLMGAGSDSDLIPGYARLREKIAAAKPDVVMILDSHWFTTGYHMVDGAARYQGSYISDEMPWYLHGVPYDYRGHPELALAIEAVSREQGGYNRAINHPELGRQYATINLVKQLGLELADIPVVTVSSCQNCDWPHFLQSGESIGEAIRRSGLRVVLLASGALSHKFNPIDWKPNHPRIFHESNVSRPENIASDKGAIALMEQGRHDSVLERWQDEYRKMPWEAFGAHYLQMLGAMGGAACRAKGEALSAYENARGTGNIHIWFDQETA
- a CDS encoding fumarylacetoacetate hydrolase family protein, translating into MNFEFPLKELPAVMRGPRVERRRVLVGGSACWGTIIEDGADQGLLRLDDSRVVNPAEAQHLPPVAPSKIIAVHISYSSRSFETRNSPKPTETPTYFTKPPTSVNGHGCEILKPADSLYLNYEGEYAVVIGKTCRNVLPDEAWDYIEGFCPALDMGLQNYRDTDQGSMLRVKGADTLLPIGPGIVKGVNLFEQTLRTYRNGLVVQEAHIGDETIWGPHYVIADIARHITLLPGDVILMGTPCHSRSVDPGDLVECEITGLGRLAGTVVAIPAPRASALGVGHQPTDSPEVRRVAFGFDERVPERFKDNYAAAAKGVKP